A window of Sulfurovum riftiae contains these coding sequences:
- a CDS encoding MBL fold metallo-hydrolase — translation MKTVVSLLLLSCALQAFEYNLVPKKLTKDVYCFFGKPENISKENGGNMVNTCFVQTKEGFVVIDSGPTYGYASQAYVQMQKIASLPVKYVINTHDHDDHWLGNSFYKEKGALLIGPETYEQNIQPGMATRMEKSVGKETYAGTKVVKLDTVVHDIHDLTLGDTVFHIKQLVPQAHTKGDLVVYLPQEKVLFAGDLVFNDRLSSLRDGSIIGSLEALDLIESLHPKIIVGGHGYRTDSNATSVFKAYLTTMKKQIQEALNNDISIDEISNKVQMPEYEKMKLYDVLHRRNVFDAYRELELYDEDE, via the coding sequence ATGAAAACGGTTGTCTCTCTTCTTTTACTGAGTTGCGCCTTGCAGGCTTTTGAGTACAACCTTGTACCCAAAAAGCTTACAAAGGATGTCTACTGTTTTTTTGGAAAACCTGAAAACATCAGTAAAGAGAATGGCGGCAATATGGTCAATACCTGTTTTGTACAAACGAAAGAAGGATTCGTTGTCATAGACAGCGGTCCTACCTATGGTTATGCTTCACAGGCCTACGTACAGATGCAGAAAATAGCATCTTTGCCTGTGAAATATGTTATCAATACGCATGACCATGATGATCATTGGCTGGGAAACAGTTTTTATAAAGAAAAAGGTGCTTTGTTGATCGGTCCTGAGACCTATGAGCAGAATATCCAGCCGGGAATGGCTACCAGAATGGAAAAGAGTGTAGGGAAAGAAACCTATGCCGGTACAAAAGTGGTAAAACTTGACACTGTGGTGCACGATATCCATGATCTCACCCTGGGAGATACAGTCTTTCACATTAAGCAATTGGTTCCACAGGCGCACACCAAAGGAGACCTTGTGGTGTACCTGCCTCAAGAAAAGGTACTTTTTGCGGGTGATCTGGTATTCAATGACAGGCTAAGTTCATTGCGTGACGGCTCAATTATAGGTTCTCTTGAAGCTTTGGACCTGATAGAGAGTTTGCATCCGAAAATAATCGTAGGCGGGCATGGGTACAGAACAGACAGTAATGCAACATCAGTATTTAAAGCTTATCTTACTACAATGAAAAAGCAGATACAAGAGGCACTTAACAATGATATTTCAATTGATGAGATCAGTAATAAGGTTCAAATGCCTGAGTATGAAAAAATGAAACTTTATGATGTTTTGCATCGCAGAAATGTATTTGATGCCTACCGTGAACTTGAATTGTATGATGAGGATGAATAG
- the soxZ gene encoding thiosulfate oxidation carrier complex protein SoxZ, with protein sequence MAEARKSMIKIKPKKYKTGDIVKVDFIVIHPMDTGLIKDKKTGKIKPAHYIDNITFSFDGKPFTTMKVWETVSTNPYFSVNFKVPGKGKITVDYTDNTGEKNTKSKKLKPKD encoded by the coding sequence ATGGCAGAAGCAAGAAAATCAATGATAAAAATCAAACCAAAAAAGTATAAAACAGGAGATATCGTTAAAGTAGACTTTATCGTGATCCACCCTATGGATACAGGTTTGATCAAAGATAAAAAAACAGGCAAGATCAAGCCGGCACACTATATTGACAACATTACTTTCAGTTTTGACGGAAAACCGTTCACTACAATGAAAGTTTGGGAGACAGTATCGACAAACCCATACTTCTCTGTAAATTTCAAAGTTCCCGGGAAAGGGAAGATCACAGTGGACTATACAGACAATACAGGTGAGAAAAACACTAAGAGTAAAAAACTTAAGCCAAAGGATTAA
- the soxB gene encoding thiosulfohydrolase SoxB: MDINRRDFLQIAASLGLLGITGGTNLFAGEAGKERIKKLSFSDIVDFEAKGKATILHICDLHAHIKPLYWREPSTLISAKNLVGTPGFICGDSFESYYGIKPGSLDQYFDTYNNFEVLAEKFGKMGGIAHMKPIIDHVKKERGEKNVLLLDSGDTWQGTAVALKTDGAAIVEAQNYLGVDVMVGHWEFTYGKERVMELIKMLDGEFISQNVIDNDPFSDEFEELIFPPYTIKEIGGAKIGIIGQSFPFTSTANPKKFTEGWSFALRHESLQEFINELRNEKKVDCIVVLSHDGFSVDQELAKKVKGVDFILSGHTHDPSPKPIIVNDTVILIAGSHGKYVGRLDIDIKDKKVAGYNFKLMPVASNLIRADKAGDELVAKAYAPFDKELNEVLGTTKGLLYKRDTFYSTFDALIGQAIQAEMGSDIVFTPGYRWGTTLIPGDKILKDNVYEMTAITYPEVYTFDLKGEVIANLMEDIADNVFNENPLLQQGGDMSRLTGASYSIKVAAKSGERISDFMIGGKPINLKKTYKVSSWGGNLQNAGDNLDEKKIRAVYEVVSDYIRKQKVVDISMESNVKVLDYDCGCPAKGAKC, encoded by the coding sequence ATGGATATTAACAGACGAGATTTTCTCCAGATTGCAGCATCACTCGGCTTGCTTGGCATAACAGGGGGAACAAATCTTTTTGCAGGGGAAGCAGGAAAAGAACGTATTAAAAAACTTTCATTTTCCGATATTGTTGATTTTGAAGCAAAAGGAAAAGCAACTATTTTACATATTTGTGACCTTCATGCACATATCAAGCCTCTCTATTGGAGGGAACCATCAACATTGATCTCTGCAAAGAATCTGGTAGGAACACCTGGATTCATCTGTGGAGACAGCTTTGAGAGCTATTATGGTATTAAGCCTGGTTCATTGGATCAGTACTTTGATACCTATAATAACTTTGAAGTCCTTGCAGAGAAATTTGGAAAGATGGGTGGAATCGCCCACATGAAACCCATTATAGACCATGTCAAAAAAGAGAGAGGTGAAAAAAATGTTCTTCTTTTGGACAGTGGTGATACATGGCAGGGTACAGCCGTTGCACTTAAGACAGATGGTGCAGCTATTGTAGAAGCGCAGAATTATCTGGGTGTAGATGTGATGGTCGGACACTGGGAGTTTACGTACGGTAAAGAACGTGTGATGGAGCTTATCAAGATGCTTGATGGTGAATTCATTTCTCAGAATGTCATTGACAACGATCCTTTCTCGGATGAATTTGAAGAGCTGATCTTCCCTCCGTACACGATCAAAGAGATCGGTGGAGCCAAGATCGGTATTATCGGTCAATCCTTCCCGTTTACTTCTACAGCCAACCCTAAAAAGTTTACTGAAGGATGGAGTTTCGCATTGAGACATGAATCTCTTCAGGAATTCATCAATGAGTTGCGTAACGAGAAAAAAGTAGACTGTATTGTTGTCCTGAGTCATGACGGGTTCTCTGTAGACCAGGAATTGGCGAAAAAGGTCAAAGGTGTTGACTTCATCTTGAGTGGTCATACACATGATCCCAGTCCAAAGCCGATCATCGTGAACGATACTGTGATCCTGATTGCAGGAAGTCACGGCAAGTATGTGGGAAGACTCGATATTGACATTAAAGACAAAAAAGTAGCAGGCTATAATTTCAAACTCATGCCTGTGGCTTCAAATCTTATTCGGGCAGATAAAGCGGGTGATGAGCTTGTTGCCAAAGCCTATGCACCATTTGACAAAGAACTCAATGAAGTGTTGGGTACGACCAAAGGGCTTCTTTATAAAAGAGATACATTCTACTCGACATTTGATGCATTGATCGGACAGGCGATCCAGGCTGAAATGGGATCGGATATCGTCTTTACGCCGGGATACAGATGGGGAACCACACTGATACCGGGGGACAAGATACTCAAAGACAATGTATATGAGATGACAGCCATCACCTACCCGGAAGTGTATACTTTCGATCTCAAAGGTGAAGTGATCGCCAATCTCATGGAAGACATTGCAGACAACGTCTTCAATGAAAATCCGCTGCTTCAGCAGGGTGGAGATATGAGCCGATTGACGGGAGCCAGTTACAGTATTAAAGTGGCAGCCAAGTCAGGCGAGAGAATTTCGGACTTTATGATCGGTGGGAAACCTATTAATCTGAAGAAGACATACAAAGTATCATCTTGGGGAGGAAACCTACAAAATGCCGGTGACAACCTGGATGAGAAAAAAATACGTGCAGTCTATGAAGTGGTGAGTGACTATATTCGTAAACAAAAAGTTGTAGATATCAGCATGGAATCCAATGTAAAAGTCTTGGATTATGATTGCGGATGTCCTGCAAAAGGTGCCAAGTGCTAA
- the soxX gene encoding sulfur oxidation c-type cytochrome SoxX: MQRKIKLVTIATILISSTSLVTAADLTKAYEMPDASKLIEKDKLAKPTKYTMPKGCVSTDAASIARGEFIFHNLNGKKAKGTPPKGLAKFVEKKGKDGKIKKKPKQYGNCVACHNIEGARGAGNIGPDLTNYKKMFIDTKTRDNQFVFQKIADPRIDNPNTHMTVNLTTKLFTEQEICDLASYVVSEKKKK, from the coding sequence ATGCAAAGAAAAATCAAACTTGTCACTATCGCAACGATCTTGATTTCATCAACATCATTGGTGACTGCAGCAGATTTGACAAAAGCATATGAGATGCCGGATGCAAGTAAACTTATTGAAAAGGACAAACTTGCAAAGCCGACAAAGTATACAATGCCAAAAGGGTGCGTCAGTACAGATGCGGCATCAATTGCAAGAGGGGAATTCATTTTCCACAACCTGAATGGAAAAAAAGCCAAAGGAACACCACCTAAAGGTCTTGCAAAGTTTGTTGAGAAAAAAGGCAAAGACGGCAAAATCAAAAAAAAGCCCAAGCAGTACGGAAACTGTGTCGCCTGTCACAATATCGAAGGTGCCAGAGGTGCGGGAAATATCGGTCCTGACCTTACAAACTACAAAAAGATGTTTATCGATACCAAGACAAGAGACAATCAATTCGTATTCCAGAAGATCGCAGATCCGAGAATCGACAATCCCAATACACACATGACCGTGAATTTGACAACCAAACTCTTTACTGAACAGGAAATTTGTGATCTTGCATCATATGTTGTTTCTGAGAAAAAGAAAAAGTAA
- the soxY gene encoding thiosulfate oxidation carrier protein SoxY, whose protein sequence is MKRRNFIKSMMAVSAVAVTPVALMAKDEAKAKKKGPNDLTFEAAVKAITGGKEVKESDKIKLTVPEIAENGAVVPVKVEVDHPMEEANYVKAIHVLNTKNGNARCADVMLTPANGRGYFATRVKLGSTQEVVALVELSDGTFIKTGKSVKVTIGGCG, encoded by the coding sequence ATGAAAAGAAGAAATTTTATTAAAAGTATGATGGCAGTTTCGGCAGTAGCCGTAACACCGGTTGCTCTGATGGCAAAAGATGAAGCCAAAGCGAAAAAGAAAGGTCCGAACGATCTGACATTTGAAGCAGCTGTAAAAGCAATTACAGGCGGTAAAGAGGTAAAAGAGAGTGACAAGATCAAACTGACAGTCCCTGAAATTGCAGAAAACGGTGCTGTTGTTCCTGTAAAAGTGGAAGTCGATCACCCGATGGAAGAAGCCAACTATGTCAAAGCGATCCATGTCTTGAACACGAAGAACGGAAATGCAAGATGTGCAGATGTTATGCTGACACCGGCCAACGGCAGGGGTTACTTTGCAACAAGAGTAAAACTCGGTAGTACTCAGGAAGTGGTTGCTTTGGTTGAATTGAGTGATGGAACATTCATCAAAACAGGGAAGAGTGTTAAAGTAACGATCGGTGGATGTGGTTGA
- a CDS encoding thioredoxin family protein, giving the protein MKRFTQTCLAFVVFAACLSANEGEKVYQKKCASCHEAYIPMTKLMENFVEQENKLLKLKAPTLNQLSYRLKQQIGDPKGDEEIHRMEVSAFISDYVNNPDKQKTVCLRDVIQYFDTMPSMKDQISEEELASVSEYIYDFDKKVVAEKGVKHKLFDSALQEAQKNNKIIVLKAMTEHCHYCKKMDREVMVDDQVVKALQKDFVVVQVDITKNPLPLGLTAELTPSFFFVDKNKKVLQKVVGSWNVEDFLAILREIKALKGVTK; this is encoded by the coding sequence ATGAAAAGATTTACACAGACATGTCTCGCTTTTGTAGTTTTCGCAGCCTGTTTGTCTGCAAATGAAGGTGAGAAAGTGTATCAAAAGAAATGTGCATCCTGTCATGAAGCATATATCCCTATGACAAAACTCATGGAAAACTTTGTTGAGCAGGAAAACAAACTTTTAAAGTTAAAAGCACCTACATTAAATCAACTCTCTTATCGTTTAAAACAACAGATAGGCGACCCAAAAGGTGATGAAGAGATACATCGTATGGAAGTAAGTGCTTTTATTAGCGATTACGTTAACAACCCTGATAAACAGAAAACAGTCTGTTTACGTGATGTGATACAGTATTTTGACACGATGCCAAGCATGAAAGATCAGATTTCTGAAGAAGAACTGGCGTCAGTCTCTGAATACATTTATGATTTTGATAAAAAAGTTGTCGCTGAAAAAGGTGTGAAGCATAAATTGTTTGATTCTGCGCTCCAGGAAGCACAAAAAAACAATAAAATCATCGTGTTAAAAGCGATGACTGAGCATTGTCATTATTGTAAAAAAATGGATCGTGAAGTCATGGTTGATGATCAAGTGGTGAAAGCCTTGCAAAAAGATTTTGTGGTAGTGCAGGTTGATATTACGAAAAACCCTCTTCCCTTGGGACTGACTGCGGAACTGACACCGTCATTCTTTTTTGTTGACAAAAATAAAAAAGTTCTCCAAAAAGTTGTAGGTTCATGGAATGTTGAAGATTTTTTGGCAATACTGAGAGAAATAAAAGCTTTAAAAGGAGTAACAAAGTGA
- the soxA gene encoding sulfur oxidation c-type cytochrome SoxA, with translation MKRVILPIALLVTLATAGEQFAMSDADRAMYKEMLENNPADIYVEEGGELFEENLGGEEALAKFLGVSEKELPKYIAGFPRYVEKLGNVVGIDQVLQAMQVEQGKERYKLKSGKMFSMLAYVKSLANDEIPNIDLSEPHEKAAYDLGKKTFMTARGGRGLSCNSCHSKDIVGMVLRTQPLPDLGEAGAGATWPAYRMTKSSLRTLQRRFQGCMKNALLKVIPIGSKEMVGLEVYVTKLAQDKKKAIAIPGLKR, from the coding sequence ATGAAAAGAGTCATACTTCCAATTGCGCTTCTGGTCACATTGGCTACTGCAGGTGAGCAGTTTGCCATGAGTGATGCAGACAGAGCAATGTATAAAGAGATGTTAGAGAACAACCCGGCCGATATCTATGTTGAAGAGGGTGGAGAACTGTTTGAGGAAAATCTTGGCGGCGAAGAGGCCCTGGCAAAATTTCTGGGTGTAAGTGAAAAAGAGCTGCCTAAATATATTGCCGGTTTCCCAAGATATGTTGAAAAACTTGGCAATGTTGTCGGTATAGACCAGGTACTTCAGGCAATGCAGGTTGAACAGGGTAAAGAAAGATACAAACTTAAAAGCGGAAAAATGTTTTCTATGCTGGCATATGTCAAGTCATTGGCGAATGATGAAATACCAAACATTGACCTGAGTGAACCGCATGAGAAAGCGGCATATGACCTTGGTAAAAAAACGTTTATGACAGCAAGAGGGGGAAGAGGGCTCTCCTGTAATTCATGCCACAGTAAAGATATTGTAGGTATGGTACTCAGAACACAGCCCCTTCCGGATCTTGGTGAAGCAGGTGCAGGTGCGACATGGCCGGCATACCGTATGACAAAGTCCAGTCTTAGAACACTTCAGAGAAGGTTTCAGGGATGTATGAAAAATGCATTGCTCAAAGTGATTCCTATAGGTTCCAAAGAGATGGTGGGTCTTGAAGTGTATGTGACGAAACTGGCACAGGACAAGAAAAAAGCTATTGCAATTCCCGGTTTAAAAAGATAA
- a CDS encoding DsrE family protein, whose product MKYIIAAIVLFFNMTYADTEFADPKPSIENPRQFIFPITSGDENQISHVLSSASNVMKFYGPEKCEIVIVCYSQGIKTVLTKAYFFDKDIQKRVRSLMTYDVEFIACGNTMKTYGVNKKELLSGVEIVTAGIVELIERQRAGWTYIRP is encoded by the coding sequence GTGAAATATATCATTGCAGCCATTGTGTTGTTTTTTAATATGACATACGCAGATACTGAATTTGCAGACCCGAAACCGAGCATAGAGAATCCAAGACAATTCATATTCCCTATTACATCCGGAGATGAAAATCAGATCTCCCATGTACTATCATCTGCAAGCAACGTCATGAAGTTTTACGGACCGGAAAAATGTGAGATTGTGATCGTCTGTTATTCCCAGGGTATTAAAACTGTTTTGACGAAAGCCTATTTTTTTGATAAAGATATTCAAAAAAGGGTACGTTCCCTGATGACCTATGATGTGGAGTTCATTGCCTGCGGGAATACAATGAAGACCTATGGGGTCAATAAAAAAGAGTTGCTCAGCGGTGTGGAGATCGTGACTGCAGGTATTGTAGAACTGATCGAACGTCAAAGAGCTGGTTGGACCTATATTCGTCCATAA
- a CDS encoding DUF302 domain-containing protein, producing the protein MKQIMKGLLLIAVILTGSTAASTADIQVFTADNSKGEITPATIEAAFKKAGFYISANRDMNGPFKKQFKESTFDVYNLFTFFSKEITLELVKKYPNIGLFAPMSMSIYTKKGEKTISVSSLTPEAMAKIMQIPVDNKALAKVGKMVKEALKLALPGGSFETLPYTVQKPTGPLVSSYHTELDEEDLNTAKEDFQMEFEGELASNGFVMAGFNALGDDFEKKNFNEYDFYDVYSICKLPVIYTVAKVHPEAGAFAPCSLIMYKKKNEKEMHLAFPSVYNWISSMDIKDKASLDVLLEAQKSMNKILLELTE; encoded by the coding sequence ATGAAACAGATAATGAAAGGTTTACTCCTGATAGCAGTGATACTGACAGGATCTACAGCAGCAAGCACAGCGGATATTCAGGTATTTACGGCAGACAACAGTAAAGGTGAGATCACTCCGGCAACGATTGAGGCAGCATTTAAAAAGGCAGGTTTTTACATCTCAGCCAACAGAGATATGAATGGGCCGTTTAAAAAACAGTTCAAAGAGAGCACATTCGATGTCTACAATCTCTTTACATTTTTCAGTAAAGAGATCACGCTTGAACTGGTAAAAAAATATCCGAATATAGGACTTTTTGCTCCAATGAGTATGTCTATCTATACAAAAAAAGGTGAAAAAACAATTTCTGTATCCTCTTTGACACCGGAGGCAATGGCAAAGATCATGCAGATACCGGTAGATAACAAGGCATTGGCAAAAGTAGGCAAAATGGTAAAAGAAGCATTGAAACTTGCACTCCCGGGTGGCTCTTTCGAAACACTCCCCTACACGGTACAAAAACCTACAGGTCCTTTGGTCTCCTCTTATCATACCGAACTGGATGAAGAGGACCTTAATACTGCCAAAGAGGACTTTCAAATGGAGTTTGAAGGTGAATTGGCATCAAATGGTTTCGTAATGGCAGGCTTCAATGCATTGGGTGATGATTTTGAAAAGAAAAATTTCAACGAGTATGATTTCTACGATGTCTATTCCATTTGTAAACTGCCGGTTATCTACACTGTGGCAAAAGTCCATCCTGAAGCAGGTGCCTTTGCTCCCTGTTCATTGATCATGTATAAAAAGAAAAATGAAAAAGAGATGCATCTTGCCTTCCCGAGTGTCTATAACTGGATCTCTTCTATGGATATCAAAGACAAGGCCTCTCTGGATGTATTGTTGGAAGCACAAAAGAGTATGAACAAGATATTGCTTGAGCTGACCGAGTAA